Proteins encoded by one window of Lutibacter sp. A64:
- the odhB gene encoding 2-oxoglutarate dehydrogenase complex dihydrolipoyllysine-residue succinyltransferase, producing the protein MVLEMKVPSPGESITEVEIATWLVEDGDYVEKDQPIAEVDSDKATLELPAEESGIITLKAEEGDAVEVGAVVCLIDMDAKKPEGTAKETTKVVEAETPKVEAQPKEEKTTYASGAASPAAKKILAEKGISASTVKGTGKDGRITKDDAVKAVPSMGTPTGGARGSEKSKLSMLRRKVAQRLVAVKNETAMLTTFNEVDMKPIFDLRKEFKEDFKAKHGVSLGFMSFFTLAVVRALKIYPDVNSMLDGDYKISHDFQDISIAVSGPKGLMVPVIRNAENLSFRGVESEVKRLAIRARDGQITVDEMTGGTFTITNGGVFGSMLSTPIINPPQSGILGMHNIVERPVAINGEVVIRPIMYVALSYDHRIIDGKESVGFLVAVKEALENPIELLMDNNPKKALEL; encoded by the coding sequence ATGGTTTTAGAAATGAAAGTTCCCTCTCCGGGAGAATCAATTACAGAAGTAGAAATAGCAACTTGGCTTGTAGAAGATGGTGATTATGTTGAAAAAGATCAACCAATTGCTGAAGTAGACTCTGACAAAGCAACTTTAGAATTACCTGCTGAAGAAAGCGGAATTATAACATTAAAAGCAGAAGAAGGTGATGCCGTAGAAGTTGGAGCAGTAGTTTGCTTAATAGATATGGATGCTAAAAAACCAGAAGGAACAGCTAAAGAAACAACTAAAGTTGTTGAAGCTGAAACCCCAAAAGTTGAAGCGCAACCAAAAGAAGAAAAAACAACTTACGCAAGTGGTGCAGCTTCACCAGCAGCTAAAAAAATATTGGCTGAAAAAGGAATTTCTGCATCAACAGTAAAAGGAACTGGAAAAGATGGTAGAATTACAAAAGATGATGCCGTAAAAGCTGTTCCAAGTATGGGAACCCCTACCGGAGGCGCACGTGGTTCAGAAAAAAGCAAACTTTCTATGTTACGTAGAAAAGTTGCACAACGTTTAGTTGCAGTTAAAAATGAAACTGCAATGCTTACTACTTTTAACGAGGTAGATATGAAACCCATTTTTGATTTACGTAAAGAATTTAAAGAAGATTTTAAAGCTAAACACGGTGTAAGTTTAGGATTTATGAGCTTCTTTACATTAGCAGTTGTAAGAGCTCTTAAAATATACCCAGACGTAAACTCAATGTTAGATGGAGATTATAAAATTTCACACGATTTTCAAGATATTTCAATTGCAGTTTCTGGACCAAAAGGTTTAATGGTACCAGTAATTAGAAATGCTGAAAATTTAAGTTTTAGAGGTGTAGAAAGTGAAGTAAAACGTTTAGCAATTAGAGCTAGAGATGGACAAATTACTGTAGATGAAATGACTGGAGGAACATTTACCATAACAAATGGAGGTGTTTTTGGCTCTATGTTATCTACACCAATTATTAACCCACCTCAAAGTGGTATTTTAGGAATGCATAATATAGTAGAACGCCCTGTTGCTATAAATGGCGAAGTAGTTATTAGACCAATTATGTATGTTGCCCTTTCTTACGATCATAGAATTATTGATGGAAAAGAATCTGTTGGATTTTTAGTTGCTGTTAAAGAAGCTTTAGAAAACCCAATAGAACTTTTAATGGATAACAATCCTAAAAAAGCATTGGAATTATAA
- a CDS encoding TonB-dependent receptor, with the protein MKKIIIILINIVFIGQTIFAQDSNKSASITGKTTSNGAEIPYVSIFLKGTTIGTTTNENAEFNIINLKPGFYTIQIQSIGFKPFEQNIELENNENKHINIELEPDVLGLEEVVVTGNRSRIMRKKASTIVNVINAEIFQSTQSATLSEGLNFCSGLRMENDCQNCGFSQVRMNGLEGPYSQILINSRPIFSGLAGVYGLELIPSNMIEKVEIIRGGGSALYGSNAIAGTINLLLKDPTQDAYEIGITDSFIGVGGNGDNTATDYTLNFNATVVGEDDKNGVSIYGFHRNRKPYDDNNDSFSEIASLNNTTLGSRMFQKLGTRAKVSLDFFHINEKRRGGNKFDLPNHEADISEAVEHHLTTAAVTFEQYYRENDLLSIFASSQKINRDSYYGAEQSLSDYGNTKDFTFNTGVQYNAKFKNSELVSGIENTYSALKDKKLGYVEYSISNLGDLVETHYNNTIVSDQKMNTLGLFSQYDIRLNKFKLSLGARFDTYKVEDKEKQADDKTGNVFSPRVNLLYDIQPNFQARLSYSAGYRAPQIFDEDLHIETSGSRKVIHENASDLEQETSDSFMLSFDYSKIFENNSNLGILIEGFYTKLNNPFVNEFSDPSADGVVTYLRVNADEGATVSGVNFELNYVPNADLKLKAGYTFQTSEYEEAQEFNEKSFFRTPDSYGFFTADWELTDTWCVIGTGTFTGKMLVPYFGADLANPEDGELRESDTFFDAGLKITKTIKLAHNNLEISGGIKNIFNSFQEDFDTGIDRDPAYIYGPMTPRTIYFGLKFGNILN; encoded by the coding sequence ATGAAGAAAATTATTATTATTCTAATAAACATAGTGTTTATTGGGCAAACTATATTTGCACAAGACAGCAATAAAAGTGCAAGTATAACAGGAAAAACGACAAGTAATGGAGCCGAAATCCCGTATGTATCTATCTTTTTAAAAGGTACAACTATTGGAACCACTACAAACGAAAATGCAGAGTTCAACATCATAAATTTAAAACCTGGCTTTTACACAATACAAATACAGTCTATTGGTTTTAAACCATTTGAACAAAATATAGAGCTAGAAAATAACGAAAACAAACATATTAACATTGAATTAGAACCAGACGTTTTAGGTTTAGAAGAAGTTGTTGTAACAGGAAATAGAAGTAGAATTATGCGTAAAAAAGCTTCTACTATTGTAAATGTTATTAATGCTGAAATTTTTCAATCTACACAGTCTGCAACATTAAGTGAAGGACTTAATTTTTGTTCTGGTTTAAGAATGGAAAATGATTGTCAGAACTGTGGATTTAGTCAAGTTAGAATGAATGGTTTAGAAGGACCTTATTCACAAATATTAATAAACAGTCGCCCAATTTTTAGTGGATTAGCAGGAGTTTATGGATTAGAATTAATCCCTTCAAATATGATTGAAAAAGTAGAAATTATTCGTGGTGGTGGTTCTGCTTTGTACGGAAGTAATGCCATTGCAGGAACCATAAATTTATTATTAAAAGATCCTACACAAGATGCATACGAAATAGGAATAACAGACTCTTTTATAGGTGTTGGTGGAAACGGAGATAACACCGCAACAGATTATACATTAAACTTTAATGCTACAGTTGTTGGTGAAGATGATAAAAATGGAGTTTCAATTTATGGTTTCCACAGAAATAGAAAACCTTATGACGATAATAATGATTCATTTTCTGAAATTGCATCATTAAATAACACTACTTTAGGCTCTAGAATGTTTCAAAAATTGGGTACAAGAGCTAAAGTTTCTTTAGATTTCTTTCATATTAACGAAAAAAGAAGAGGAGGAAATAAATTTGATTTACCAAATCACGAAGCAGATATTTCAGAAGCTGTTGAACATCATTTAACCACAGCAGCAGTAACTTTTGAACAATATTATAGAGAAAATGATTTGCTTTCTATTTTTGCTTCAAGTCAAAAAATTAATCGTGATTCTTATTACGGAGCTGAACAATCTCTTTCAGATTACGGAAACACAAAAGACTTTACTTTTAATACAGGAGTTCAATACAATGCTAAATTTAAAAACTCTGAATTAGTTTCAGGAATTGAAAATACATACTCAGCCCTAAAAGATAAAAAATTAGGATATGTTGAGTATAGCATTTCTAATTTAGGAGATTTAGTTGAAACCCATTATAATAATACGATTGTTTCAGACCAAAAAATGAACACCTTAGGTCTTTTCTCTCAATATGATATTAGATTGAACAAATTCAAACTATCTTTAGGAGCAAGATTCGACACTTATAAGGTGGAAGACAAAGAAAAACAAGCTGATGATAAAACAGGTAATGTATTTAGTCCAAGAGTAAATCTATTATATGATATTCAACCAAACTTTCAAGCACGTTTAAGCTATTCTGCAGGTTATAGAGCTCCTCAAATTTTTGATGAAGATTTACATATTGAAACTTCAGGTTCAAGAAAAGTAATTCACGAAAACGCTTCTGATTTAGAACAAGAAACAAGCGATAGTTTTATGCTATCTTTTGATTACAGTAAAATATTTGAAAACAACAGTAACCTTGGAATTTTAATAGAAGGGTTTTACACAAAATTAAACAATCCATTTGTAAATGAATTCTCTGACCCAAGTGCTGATGGAGTAGTAACATATTTAAGAGTAAATGCTGATGAAGGCGCAACTGTAAGTGGTGTAAATTTTGAATTAAACTATGTGCCCAATGCAGATTTAAAATTAAAGGCTGGTTATACTTTTCAAACTAGTGAATACGAGGAAGCTCAAGAATTTAATGAAAAAAGTTTCTTTAGAACTCCAGACAGTTATGGTTTTTTTACTGCTGATTGGGAATTAACTGATACTTGGTGTGTTATTGGAACTGGTACTTTTACTGGAAAAATGTTAGTCCCTTATTTTGGTGCTGATCTTGCCAATCCTGAAGATGGAGAACTTAGAGAATCTGATACTTTTTTTGATGCAGGTTTAAAAATTACAAAAACTATAAAATTAGCTCATAATAATTTAGAAATTTCAGGTGGAATTAAAAATATATTCAATTCTTTTCAAGAAGATTTTGATACAGGAATTGACAGAGATCCTGCTTATATTTATGGCCCAATGACACCTAGAACAATATATTTTGGTTTAAAATTTGGAAATATTTTAAACTAA